In Xyrauchen texanus isolate HMW12.3.18 chromosome 13, RBS_HiC_50CHRs, whole genome shotgun sequence, a single genomic region encodes these proteins:
- the LOC127653689 gene encoding enolase-like, translating to MSILKIHAREIFDSRGNPTVEVDLYTEKGLFRAAVPSGASTGIYEALELRDNDKSRYLGKGVTKAVEHVNQTIAPALISQAIPVVEQEKIDQFMLELDGTDNKSKFGANAILGVSLAVCKAGAAEKGVPLYRHIADLAGNPEVILPVPAFNVINGGSHAGNKLAMQEFMILPAGASSFKEAMRIGAEVYHNLKNVIKEKYGKDATNVGDEGGFAPNILENKEALELLKSAISKAGYTDEIVIGMDVAASEFYRDGKYDLDFKSPDDPNRYISPDELSDLYKSFIQDYPVVSIEDPFDQDDWEAWTNFTNSTDIQVVGDDLTVTNPKRIANAVENKACNCLLLKVNQIGSVTESLQACKMAQSSGWGVMVSHRSGETEDTFIADLVVGLCTGQIKTGAPCRSERLAKYNQILRIEEELGDKACFAGKNFRNPLN from the exons ATGTCTATCTTGAAGATACATGCCCGTGAGATTTTTGATTCAAGGGGAAACCCCACTGTTGAGGTGGACCTTTACACAGAGAAAG GCCTGTTTCGAGCTGCTGTCCCTAGTGGAGCATCTACTGGAATCTATGAAGCTTTGGAGCTAAGAGACAATGATAAGTCACGTTACCTGGGCAAAG GTGTGACAAAGGCCGTTGAGCATGTGAACCAAACCATTGCACCTGCACTGATCAGCCAG GCAATTCCTGTAGTTGAGCAAGAGAAGATTGACCAGTTCATGCTGGAACTGGATGGAACCGACAACAAAT CTAAATTTGGTGCCAATGCCATACTGGGCGTGTCCCTGGCTGTGTGCAAGGCAGGAGCTGCGGAGAAAGGTGTTCCTCTTTATCGTCACATTGCTGACCTTGCTGGAAACCCAGAGGTCATCCTGCCAGTACCG GCTTTTAATGTGATCAATGGTGGCTCACATGCAGGCAATAAGTTGGCCATGCAAGAATTTATGATCCTTCCTGCTGGAGCCAGTAGTTTTAAGGAGGCCATGCGCATTGGCGCAGAGGTGTACCACAATCTGAAGAATGTTATAAAGGAAAAGTATGGCAAGGATGCCACCAATGTTGGGGATGAGGGAGGATTTGCACCCAACATCCTAGAGAATAAAGAAG CTTTAGAGCTGCTGAAGAGTGCCATCAGTAAAGCTGGTTACACAGATGAGATTGTGATTGGCATGGATGTGGCTGCATCAGAGTTCTACCGTGATGGAAAGTATGACTTGGACTTCAAGTCTCCCGATGACCCCAATAGGTATATCAGCCCTGATGAGCTTTCTGATCTCTACAAGAGTTTTATTCAGGACTACCCAG TGGTGTCTATTGAGGACCCATTTGATCAGGATGACTGGGAGGCCTGGACCAACTTTACTAACAGCACAGACATCCAGGTGGTGGGAGATGATCTCACAGTCACCAACCCTAAACGTATTGCTAATGCAGTTGAGAACAAGGCTTGCAACTGCTTGTTGCTCAAAGTCAACCAGATCGGTAGTGTTACCGAATCTCTGCAGGC ATGTAAAATGGCACAATCCAGTGGCTGGGGTGTGATGGTGAGCCATCGCTCAGGGGAAACAGAAGACACATTCATTGCTGACCTGGTTGTGGGACTTTGCACTGGACAG ATTAAGACTGGAGCTCCATGTCGCTCTGAGCGCCTGGCCAAGTACAATCAGATCCTTAG AATTGAAGAGGAGCTGGGGGATAAAGCTTGCTTTGCTGGGAAAAACTTCAGAAATCCACTGAACTGA